DNA sequence from the Lycium barbarum isolate Lr01 chromosome 5, ASM1917538v2, whole genome shotgun sequence genome:
ttaacaaatacttaagtcgctaatccaacaattaacaaatactaaataaacaagcaataaataattaactaattaacaatagataaacaaataaaaaaaaatgaaaaaatgggcagtcccaacagtgcaaggactgcccaaaaacgcaaaaaaaaaaaaaaaaaaaaaaaaaaaacgagtaaTGCACAACAGTTATACAATGATCATGCTtagggtaataatatatttaacaatgtaatagaaaattcatagtgaaatacctagattgaagctttTTTGGAGTTTTTGAAATATGTTATACGCCGCTCTATTCCGAAATCcaaccttagaaacttgttcctatacttcaatataccaagaatattgagttttggattgaaaaataACACGAAATTATCGTTTTAAGGGGGGTGGGACCACTGGAACGGGCTTTAATGGGGGTGGGGAAGGGAGCAGTCGCTGGTGGGGAAGATGGGGTCAATATATGTTGGATCCCATTCAcccacgaatttcgtgcgtgaaaggcctgatctgcaattttgcagtttggtcctttcacgcacgaatttcgtgcgtgaatactacttatgttttttttttttttttgtactagtttggttcaactttttattttttgtgctacttaagtcgcggattctgGAGAGAGATAATGGAGAGAAATACGGTGAATTAAGAttgagaaagaaagagagagaaacgTGTTTGAAAATAAGTGGAATTGAGATACAGAGGCATATTAGACACGATGGTAGTAAAGTAACTGTATACTAGCTACAAGCGGTAATCTAGATACCCGACGTAGTTACGTATCATAATTTAATTAAAATGTAGTTATTATATTTAAATACCTCCTATAATTAGTTACAACATGTAAAAATTCGTTTCTTCCATTTATTTCTTTTTATGGGTGTGCTAAGTTAAACATGCACAGGTAAACATGGGGAATATGTTAAGGAGCGAATTTCGCTCAGAGGGCCCAAGGGAACCGAATGGCCTTAGGCCCAAGAAAACTGATCGCTCATAGGGTCATTTGCAATATTGTCCCTCTTCTTCCAACATAAGATTCCCATAATCTAGATAATGGATTTCTATTCTTGAAGAAATTCTCGTCACAGCAACCACCAACAAATGCAATAGTTCGTATTTATCTAATTGACTTCTTAGCGCTAGCACTGTTCTACTTAAATTTAGTCGTCTATTGGAATTTACACTTGCGTCAATTGATTATAGCGCAATAAGGAATAGTAACATGGCACGAGTACTGGTgaataaaaataaataacatgATATTTAATAGTTATGTATACATAAGCGAAACCTAACAATTATTGATCTGTGATGGGTTAACACTCTCAAAAGCTAGAGGCTAACCCTCCCTTCTCTAGCTATCAGAAACCTAGCGTATGCTGCTCTTGAATCTATGATGGTGGCAGTTGACTTCCCATCGGTTGAGTTCTCCGGCGTGTGAGAGTATACTAGCTGTTGAATTTTAGAAGCTATTCTCATATTTATTCTTCGAGTGCTACAATTACCGAAACAATGGATTTGAATGGTATGTTTGTTTTATCCTAATTCAAGATTATGACAACATATGCATATTATGTCTTAATCTCCGCTACAATTATAATAAATTTCTTTACATTTGAATGTAAAACAACTAGGGAGGTGTTAGGCCCTTAGTACGTTTAACATCACGTTCTTTTGATATGATAGTGGTAGGAAAAAGAACCGTTAAATGTTTTAATTTCattaaacaaaggaaactcttTTGAAAGAAGTGTAGTTATAGAACAGGGAACTCCCTATCTAAAATGAGTTCATCAAACATGTTCAAATATTAGTGGCGCAAATAGAATTATCCAAGAGCGTTCAGTTTTAATATATgtgtataaaaataatattttgcacATATATAACAATTTAATTTTCTGGCAAATAGTATTCGACGAATAATCCATCGTCGATTGTAGCTCTAGCACTGCCAGATATAATGTTGACTTTCTTGATTATTGTTcttatttagtaggcgtttggccataagaattattcactttattccagattttttttttacttttcagtgTTTGGCTATAAGAATTCCGAATagaacttgaagttgtattctggaatatcaaaaattccaaaaatttgtttttcaaaaacatttacttttttcacttttttacaattacatttcaccaaaaactgcaatttcaaaaactatggtcaaacacaactccaactctaaaattccaaaaaaagtgatttctttttggtttctatggacaaacggggccttaaATTCACTTTTATTAGAAGTCCAAAATGATAGATCCAAATAATTATGGAGAAAGaaaatgggcaatttgcaggattgcccttcgctggggtggtctttaatttttacccctcaaaatggtggtctttaaatttcgCCCTTAAGACAGAATTTTGCAAAGTCTAtcttgcaaaattctgccttgtgattttttttttaactgagttgagggttcgaacccacaacctttgGGTGTTAGTctaggggtaaaatttaaagaccaccaatttgaagggtaaaaattaaagaccaccccaaataaagggcagtccgcgcaaaaaaaaaaaaaagaaaaaaaaaattagcacgATCACAGCTATTGCTTTCttgtttgaaaaataaaaaatagaacaaacgagaaaataaaataaaaatagtagGGCAAAGCTGGCACAAAGAGTAGGCCTGCTAGTAAATGAGGAGGAATCAGTCATGGAATAGGTTTTCAATCAATTCAATGAAAAGGGAAAAAAGGAATAAAGAGTTCCAAACTATCAACCTTTGAAAAAAAGAGTACCTAATTAACATCGGAGAACAAAATTGCAATTCTCCCACATTCATAAACAATTCATTGAGCAGTAAATCATTGATTTGACAAAAATTGctatagcaatatatatataaggacAAAAAGTCCGTGCAAGTTTCTAAATACAAAGTTTGTAATCCCCTCCTCCCAACCAATAGTTACAAATTGCTACTTCTGGACAGAATATCTATACATTATCACCTATATATACGAAGATCATCCAAAACACTAAATTCACCCAACAAAAACCCGTAATTATCCACAATTGGAACCCCCAATTTCATTGAAATTTTAACCTCTCTACCATTTGAAATTTgcagggtagaaggctagtagatagtctcattaccctgccttattaatagtcgcattatcgtagtataatttcttgtgctctaatttatgctattatgctattatctgttatttcctgtgctttgattattctatgttatctgtgtcgcttgcgttacttcatttccatatcgctttgaatctcttagccgtatctgacctctttttatgtttttattgagtcgagggtctctcggaaacagccatcctaccttggtaggagtaaggtctgcgtacactctaccctccccagaccccacgttgtgggatttcactgggttgttgttgttgttgttgtaccatTTGAAATTTGCACCCAATAACCCATCAAAAATTCTTCATCACTCTCATTCCCAATTTCTCGTTTTTCCCCAGCAAAAATATTGTTGTTTTCTTCAACCCCATTTGATGAATCTTTATTCTTAGCATCACTCATTAATGATTCATCACTAGAACAAGATTCTTGTTTTTCCTccacaaaaaaaattgttttttcttcAACCCCATTTGATGAATCTTTTTTTTCAGCAACATCCATAAATGAATAATTACTAGAAGATGATTCTTGATCAGAATTCTCTATTTTCTGGCCATTTTTTGCACTTTTAGCCATCAGTAGTTCTTCAAACTCAAACTTCTTGGACTTGTAACTTTCATAAGCTTCTTCGGCAGTGATAAAAGTACCcaaccaaat
Encoded proteins:
- the LOC132639881 gene encoding ethylene-responsive transcription factor ERF119-like → MKSTKRTPKNSSVRLYPVGVRKRKNGKFCAEIKHPFNKKIIWLGTFITAEEAYESYKSKKFEFEELLMAKSAKNGQKIENSDQESSSSNYSFMDVAEKKDSSNGVEEKTIFFVEEKQESCSSDESLMSDAKNKDSSNGVEENNNIFAGEKREIGNESDEEFLMGYWVQISNASTLQISNGREVKISMKLGVPIVDNYGFLLGEFSVLDDLRIYR